Proteins found in one Solitalea lacus genomic segment:
- a CDS encoding ABC transporter ATP-binding protein, translating to MIEIKHLKKSFGKLDVLKGISTTFESGQIISVLGPNASGKTTLIKSILGMVIPDSGAILFEGKNITSDPYYKKQIGYMPQIGRYPDNMKIGHLFEMMKDIRNEKAVDEELLFQFDLPSMFHKPMRSLSGGTRQKVSAALACLFNPLVLILDEPTAGLDPFAAEILKAKIQKEKKKGKLILISSHIMSEVDELSDRIFYLMEGHVKFDYSVDDLKSITGEYKLGKAIMNYLKIDSYAESY from the coding sequence ATGATAGAAATTAAGCACTTAAAAAAATCCTTCGGTAAGCTGGACGTGCTGAAAGGCATCTCTACAACTTTTGAATCAGGACAGATCATTTCTGTATTAGGACCCAATGCATCAGGAAAAACCACGCTGATTAAATCAATTTTAGGAATGGTGATTCCTGACTCGGGAGCCATTTTGTTTGAAGGAAAAAACATCACTTCCGACCCCTATTACAAAAAGCAAATCGGTTACATGCCGCAAATTGGTCGTTATCCTGATAATATGAAAATAGGCCATCTATTTGAAATGATGAAAGATATACGCAACGAAAAGGCTGTTGACGAAGAATTGTTATTCCAGTTTGATCTGCCTTCAATGTTTCATAAACCGATGCGATCCCTCTCGGGCGGAACACGACAAAAGGTGAGTGCAGCACTGGCCTGCCTGTTTAATCCTTTGGTATTAATTTTAGACGAACCCACTGCCGGCCTCGATCCCTTTGCTGCCGAGATCTTAAAGGCCAAAATTCAAAAAGAAAAGAAAAAGGGCAAGCTTATTCTCATCTCTTCTCACATTATGAGCGAAGTGGATGAACTGTCAGACCGAATTTTTTACCTGATGGAAGGCCATGTTAAATTCGATTATTCAGTTGACGATTTGAAATCTATAACCGGCGAATACAAACTCGGAAAAGCAATTATGAATTACCTTAAAATTGATAGCTATGCTGAAAGTTACTAA
- a CDS encoding RsmB/NOP family class I SAM-dependent RNA methyltransferase: MRFDNQLRIAASIIEEYAFEMPLSRFLANFFRKNKQMGSKDRKMASDLVYSYFRLGQSLANRSIDERILVAQFLCKSSFTPLLDQLQPVFNQKIELSLNEKFEYLKELYPEFNANLIFPFQDKLSERINKEEFCLSHLNQPRLFIRVREGKSEMVKSKLQELEISFEPLSETCLSFKNTTKLDHLFEGVIPRPFEIQDYSSQHTAVYFKPLNGENWWDCCAASGGKSLMLHEQEPGVKLLVSDIRESILANLDERFTAAGIRGYHKKELDLTKNLDPYLLNREFDGIILDAPCSGSGTWGRTPEMISTFDPNKIEWFSSLQKRIATNVVKWLKPGKPLIYITCSAFQKENEEVMNFICTELGFECERFEVLKGYENAADTMFVARLIKKK, encoded by the coding sequence ATGAGGTTCGACAACCAGTTACGTATTGCGGCATCAATCATAGAAGAATATGCTTTTGAGATGCCGCTTTCTCGTTTTTTAGCAAATTTTTTTCGCAAGAATAAACAAATGGGTTCCAAAGACCGTAAAATGGCCTCTGACCTTGTTTATTCATATTTCAGATTAGGACAATCATTGGCTAACCGTTCTATTGACGAGCGGATTTTGGTAGCTCAATTTCTTTGCAAGTCGTCGTTTACCCCATTACTCGATCAACTACAGCCAGTATTCAACCAAAAAATTGAACTTTCGTTAAACGAGAAGTTTGAATATTTAAAAGAGCTTTATCCTGAGTTTAATGCGAATCTGATTTTTCCATTTCAAGATAAATTGTCAGAAAGGATTAATAAAGAGGAATTTTGCCTTTCTCACCTTAATCAACCCAGGTTGTTCATTCGTGTTAGGGAGGGAAAAAGTGAAATGGTGAAAAGTAAATTGCAGGAACTTGAAATTTCTTTTGAACCACTTTCTGAAACTTGTCTTTCATTTAAAAATACTACTAAGCTCGACCATCTGTTTGAAGGAGTAATTCCCCGTCCATTTGAAATACAAGATTACAGCTCCCAACATACTGCGGTTTACTTTAAGCCATTAAATGGGGAAAACTGGTGGGATTGTTGTGCCGCATCCGGAGGGAAATCCTTAATGCTTCATGAGCAGGAGCCTGGTGTTAAACTTTTGGTTTCTGATATCAGGGAGAGTATTCTAGCTAACCTTGATGAACGATTTACAGCTGCAGGTATTAGGGGTTATCATAAAAAAGAACTTGATTTAACTAAAAACCTTGATCCATATTTACTGAACAGGGAATTTGATGGGATTATCCTGGATGCTCCTTGCAGTGGTTCTGGAACCTGGGGTCGTACGCCTGAAATGATTTCGACCTTTGATCCAAATAAAATTGAATGGTTCAGCTCTTTGCAAAAACGCATTGCAACAAATGTTGTGAAATGGCTTAAACCAGGCAAACCTCTTATTTATATAACTTGTTCAGCTTTTCAAAAAGAGAACGAAGAGGTTATGAACTTTATTTGCACTGAATTAGGCTTTGAATGTGAGCGTTTCGAAGTGTTAAAAGGTTACGAAAATGCTGCTGATACTATGTTCGTTGCCAGATTAATAAAAAAGAAATAA
- a CDS encoding ABC transporter permease, with protein sequence MLKVTKYVLHDIIRNKVLIGYTAFLLILSCCMFYLEENPDKAVSSLLTVVNIIIPLMSMIFTTTYFYNSYEFIELLVAQPIKRNRILLGEYIGIAGSLSAALLIGLGIPIGIYAFSSLGLMLFFTGFMLSLIFASLAFLCSVITRDKAKGIGLSLLIWFFFSVIYDGLLLGIMYSFSDYPLEKTILMLTALNPIDLGRIIVMLKMDVSALMGYTGALYKSILGSNQGMVISFITMLVWFIVPLLVSVKIFRKKNL encoded by the coding sequence ATGCTGAAAGTTACTAAATATGTTTTACACGATATTATCCGGAACAAAGTACTTATAGGTTATACCGCATTCCTGTTAATCCTCTCCTGCTGCATGTTTTACCTGGAAGAAAACCCAGATAAAGCTGTGAGCAGTTTGTTAACCGTTGTCAACATCATTATACCATTGATGTCCATGATTTTTACAACAACCTATTTCTATAATTCATATGAGTTTATTGAATTGCTGGTTGCACAACCCATTAAACGAAATCGAATTTTATTGGGTGAATATATAGGTATTGCAGGTTCTTTGTCAGCCGCCCTACTGATAGGTTTAGGCATCCCGATAGGCATATACGCTTTTTCTTCGCTTGGCCTAATGTTATTTTTCACAGGTTTCATGCTGTCCTTAATCTTTGCGTCATTGGCGTTTCTATGCTCGGTAATAACACGTGATAAGGCCAAAGGAATTGGCTTGTCCCTATTAATCTGGTTTTTCTTTTCCGTTATTTATGATGGGTTGCTGCTTGGTATTATGTATAGTTTCAGCGACTATCCGCTTGAGAAAACCATTCTGATGTTAACTGCACTAAACCCTATTGATCTGGGACGGATAATCGTAATGCTAAAAATGGATGTTTCAGCATTAATGGGTTACACAGGAGCCTTGTACAAATCCATATTGGGCAGCAACCAAGGAATGGTCATTTCATTCATCACGATGTTGGTGTGGTTTATAGTTCCGCTATTAGTTTCGGTAAAAATTTTCAGGAAGAAAAATTTGTAA
- a CDS encoding nitrous oxide reductase family maturation protein NosD: MIRHLILLLTLICCHHLAFAQKKLFVGPNEQFKRIESALATAQNGDEIVVKKSIYPAKNIIISKSIKLTGQNYPVLDGQGKDEILTILANNVTVNGFEIKNTNSGSAKDYAGIRVFKASNIKLVNNRLRNTFFGIYLSDALNVTVKNNDLNGTGHPTRSGNGIHLWQCKYIHIENNKISRHRDGIYFEFAKHSLIKNNRSEQNIRYGLHFMFSDDDAYIGNTFTNNGSGVAVMYTKRIKMLNNVFENNRGSSSYGLLLKDISDSRIENNRFINNTIGIYLEGSSRIKILSNDFSQNGWAVRLLANCENDHFENNNFIANTFDLATNGTHFQNSFKKNYWDKYDGYDMDKNKAGDVPYRPVSLYSQIMEKMPYSVMLMRSFIVNLLDKAEKAIPSITPETIKDEQPLMQSITR, from the coding sequence ATGATTAGACACCTTATACTTTTATTAACCCTCATTTGTTGTCACCATCTGGCCTTTGCTCAAAAAAAGCTATTCGTAGGCCCCAATGAGCAGTTTAAACGTATTGAATCAGCGTTGGCCACCGCCCAAAATGGCGACGAGATTGTGGTTAAAAAATCAATTTACCCAGCTAAGAACATCATCATCAGTAAAAGCATAAAACTTACCGGACAAAATTACCCTGTGCTCGATGGTCAGGGGAAAGATGAAATACTGACCATTTTAGCTAATAACGTTACCGTTAACGGTTTTGAGATAAAAAACACTAACAGTGGTTCAGCAAAAGATTATGCAGGCATTCGTGTATTTAAAGCTAGCAATATTAAGCTGGTAAACAACCGGCTGCGAAACACATTTTTTGGAATTTATCTATCTGATGCATTGAACGTTACCGTAAAAAACAATGACCTAAACGGTACAGGCCACCCTACCCGCTCAGGAAACGGCATACACCTATGGCAATGCAAATACATTCACATAGAAAACAACAAAATCAGCCGGCATCGCGATGGTATTTACTTTGAATTTGCCAAACACAGCCTCATAAAAAACAACAGAAGCGAACAAAACATTCGTTACGGTTTACATTTTATGTTTTCTGATGATGATGCATACATTGGCAACACATTTACCAATAACGGCTCGGGCGTAGCAGTAATGTACACTAAACGCATAAAGATGCTGAACAATGTGTTCGAAAATAATCGTGGTTCTTCCTCATACGGACTATTGCTGAAAGATATTAGTGACAGCCGAATTGAGAACAATCGTTTCATTAACAACACAATAGGCATCTATCTGGAAGGCTCGAGCCGTATCAAAATTTTAAGCAATGATTTTTCTCAAAACGGTTGGGCAGTGCGTCTGCTGGCCAATTGCGAGAACGATCATTTTGAGAATAACAACTTTATCGCAAACACCTTCGATTTGGCCACCAACGGCACGCATTTTCAAAATTCCTTCAAAAAAAATTACTGGGATAAATACGATGGATATGACATGGATAAAAACAAAGCAGGCGATGTGCCTTACCGGCCGGTGAGTCTTTACTCGCAAATAATGGAGAAAATGCCATACTCGGTAATGCTGATGCGAAGTTTCATCGTCAATCTTTTAGATAAAGCCGAAAAAGCAATCCCTTCTATTACTCCTGAAACTATTAAAGACGAACAACCACTCATGCAATCTATAACACGATGA
- a CDS encoding phosphoglyceromutase codes for MKAKRIFYLLLFIACNAFAQQGTKVAGKTKNVIVISLDGYRWKELFQGADSALLFNKKYTGDSAWTVKKYWASTPTERREKLMPFTWSFISRKGQIYGNRSLGNNVDLKNTYWFSYPGRSETWTGYFDKAINSNNKIDNPNENVMEFINRQKGFEGKVAAFASWDVVAWILNRNRNGMFVNIWSEDVKGANLTKMQKEANAFQHMMPDTWGEGERLDVSTYAMSKAYLMAQHPRLFYMDFGDLDCYAHEGDYDQYLDAAHKTDRMFKDLWESLQNDPFYKDQTTLFVCTDHGRGYGSKWTDHGSSAPHSNETYLMVIGPDSKPLGEVKTTGQIYQNQFAQTIANLLGFHFTANHPVGESIKTVIGK; via the coding sequence ATGAAAGCTAAGAGGATATTTTATTTATTACTCTTTATTGCATGTAATGCATTTGCACAACAAGGTACCAAGGTTGCTGGAAAGACAAAAAATGTAATTGTTATATCATTAGATGGCTATCGTTGGAAAGAGCTTTTTCAAGGCGCTGATTCAGCTTTACTATTCAATAAAAAATACACGGGTGATTCGGCTTGGACAGTGAAAAAATATTGGGCGTCTACACCAACAGAACGTCGAGAAAAATTAATGCCTTTCACTTGGAGTTTTATCTCTAGAAAAGGTCAGATTTATGGCAACCGTTCTCTTGGAAACAACGTCGACTTAAAAAATACATATTGGTTTTCATATCCGGGGAGGAGTGAAACATGGACTGGTTACTTTGACAAAGCAATTAATTCTAATAATAAAATTGATAACCCTAATGAAAACGTGATGGAGTTCATCAATAGACAAAAGGGCTTTGAAGGCAAAGTGGCTGCGTTTGCTTCGTGGGATGTGGTAGCATGGATACTGAACCGTAATCGCAATGGTATGTTTGTGAATATTTGGAGCGAAGATGTAAAAGGGGCAAATCTTACAAAAATGCAAAAGGAAGCTAATGCATTTCAGCATATGATGCCCGATACTTGGGGAGAAGGAGAGCGGTTAGATGTTAGTACCTATGCTATGTCTAAAGCTTATTTGATGGCCCAGCATCCACGTTTATTTTATATGGACTTTGGTGATCTGGATTGTTATGCGCATGAAGGTGACTATGATCAATATTTAGATGCTGCTCATAAAACGGATCGGATGTTCAAAGATCTGTGGGAGTCTTTGCAAAACGACCCATTTTATAAAGATCAAACCACGCTATTTGTTTGTACAGACCATGGGCGAGGCTACGGAAGCAAATGGACCGATCATGGTTCCAGTGCTCCACATTCAAATGAAACATATTTAATGGTTATTGGTCCTGATTCGAAACCATTAGGAGAAGTAAAGACTACTGGTCAAATCTATCAGAATCAGTTTGCTCAAACAATTGCCAATTTACTGGGCTTTCACTTTACAGCCAATCATCCGGTTGGCGAATCAATTAAAACGGTTATTGGGAAATAA
- a CDS encoding alpha-N-acetylglucosaminidase: MFKAMVRVLLFCLLIPSIVLAGDFPGVEALVNRRVKWLSSHIVFEKIKAEKDVYEISSSNNKVLIKASNANSAAVGLNRYLADFCHRSMSHMGDNLTPVNPLPLVKIPVKVESPFEYRYALNYCTHNYTMSFYTWKEWERELDWMALNGVNMMLAITGTEAVWQNTLRRLNFNEKEILDFIPGPGFNAWWLMGNLEGWGGPVSQTYIDQQSKLQLQILQRMKVLGIKPVMQGFYGMIPTSLKNIMKINVLEQGKWAGGFQRPDFLVTTDPSFAKIAGTYYEEMQKLYGKDIKFFGGDPFHEGGKTNGIDVSQSATTIQQQMLQYFPNSTWVLQGWQVNPKKELLSRLDKKHVMVQELFGENTNNWETRTGYEMTPFIWCSVNNFGEKVGLYGKLQRFANEVHRAENSSYRQLMKGIGIMPEGIHNNPVVYELMLNLGWQKDKVDVSEWIKGFTYSRYGKQNSHISTAWQELLQTVYSSFSIYQEGPSESIFCARPSLNVKTVSSWGTRKRNYDVNRFKLAVKEFAKAAPDFKNSETYQTDLIDFVRQVLANQGDTVYKRIIIAYQSKNIENFKQATAEFLQLITTQEALLGTNDHFNLEWWLQQAYNMGQTSADRALFVLNAKQQITYWGPDNPETDLHEYAHKEWAGMLASFYLPRWKLYFDYLEKDLKGENPQPVDFYAWEKEWTEQPFSPKKTESGDIMSIVKVALN; this comes from the coding sequence ATGTTTAAGGCAATGGTACGTGTACTATTATTTTGTTTATTGATTCCCTCAATCGTTTTAGCAGGCGATTTTCCAGGTGTTGAAGCTTTGGTGAATCGTCGTGTTAAATGGCTGTCTTCCCATATTGTTTTTGAGAAAATAAAAGCTGAGAAAGATGTTTACGAGATTAGTTCATCTAATAACAAAGTACTGATCAAAGCGTCAAATGCTAATAGTGCTGCAGTTGGGTTAAATAGATACTTGGCTGATTTTTGTCATCGTTCAATGTCGCACATGGGAGACAACTTAACTCCAGTTAACCCATTACCATTAGTTAAGATTCCTGTTAAAGTGGAATCTCCATTTGAGTATCGCTATGCCTTGAATTATTGTACTCATAACTACACCATGAGCTTTTACACATGGAAAGAATGGGAACGGGAGCTTGATTGGATGGCCTTGAATGGGGTGAACATGATGTTGGCTATTACCGGAACTGAAGCGGTATGGCAAAATACATTACGTCGGTTGAACTTTAACGAAAAGGAGATTTTGGATTTTATTCCAGGGCCAGGCTTTAATGCATGGTGGTTAATGGGAAATCTGGAAGGATGGGGTGGGCCAGTATCTCAAACCTATATAGATCAACAATCAAAGTTACAGCTGCAAATTTTGCAACGCATGAAGGTTTTAGGAATTAAGCCTGTTATGCAGGGGTTCTATGGAATGATTCCCACTTCATTGAAAAATATAATGAAGATAAATGTTTTGGAGCAAGGGAAATGGGCCGGAGGTTTTCAGCGCCCTGATTTTCTTGTCACGACAGACCCATCCTTTGCTAAGATTGCGGGGACCTATTATGAAGAAATGCAAAAATTATATGGAAAGGATATCAAGTTTTTTGGTGGAGATCCTTTTCACGAAGGGGGAAAGACCAATGGAATAGATGTTTCTCAATCGGCAACAACTATTCAGCAGCAAATGCTACAGTATTTTCCCAATTCTACATGGGTTTTGCAAGGTTGGCAGGTTAACCCTAAAAAAGAATTGCTTTCTAGGTTGGATAAAAAGCACGTAATGGTTCAAGAGTTATTTGGAGAAAATACTAATAACTGGGAAACTCGGACGGGCTATGAGATGACACCTTTTATTTGGTGCTCAGTAAATAATTTCGGCGAAAAAGTGGGACTGTATGGCAAATTGCAACGTTTTGCCAATGAAGTGCACAGAGCCGAAAACAGCTCATACCGTCAGTTGATGAAAGGCATTGGAATTATGCCCGAAGGAATTCATAATAACCCTGTAGTGTATGAACTTATGTTAAATCTGGGCTGGCAAAAGGATAAAGTAGATGTATCGGAGTGGATTAAAGGTTTTACTTATTCACGCTATGGCAAACAGAATAGTCATATATCAACGGCGTGGCAGGAGTTACTTCAAACTGTTTATAGTAGCTTTTCCATTTATCAGGAAGGTCCGAGTGAATCTATCTTTTGTGCGCGGCCATCTTTGAATGTAAAAACGGTATCATCCTGGGGAACACGTAAGCGTAATTATGATGTTAACAGGTTTAAACTAGCTGTTAAAGAGTTTGCAAAAGCTGCTCCTGATTTTAAAAACAGCGAAACTTATCAAACTGATTTAATCGACTTTGTTCGTCAGGTGCTTGCCAATCAAGGCGACACAGTTTACAAGAGAATAATTATTGCCTATCAATCCAAAAATATCGAAAATTTTAAGCAGGCTACCGCTGAATTTCTTCAGTTGATTACAACTCAAGAAGCCTTACTGGGTACTAATGATCATTTTAATTTAGAATGGTGGCTTCAGCAAGCCTATAACATGGGGCAAACTTCGGCAGATAGAGCCCTGTTTGTTCTTAATGCCAAGCAACAAATTACTTATTGGGGCCCTGATAATCCTGAAACAGATTTACATGAGTATGCCCATAAGGAATGGGCCGGTATGTTGGCTTCTTTTTACCTCCCTCGTTGGAAATTGTATTTTGATTATTTGGAGAAGGATTTGAAAGGTGAGAATCCTCAGCCTGTAGATTTTTATGCATGGGAAAAGGAATGGACTGAGCAACCCTTTTCACCAAAAAAAACAGAAAGTGGAGATATAATGTCAATTGTTAAAGTTGCTCTGAATTAA
- a CDS encoding metallophosphoesterase family protein gives MKRRELLKNIGLAAGSIALSGGVAIAGEPKLKRKRVLRIAHITDVHIRPEYDAPNRFRKCMEEIKKHKIDFFLNGGDTIYAADYNHITRERVNEQWTIWNELRNELSSYEMHSCLGNHDMWWASPDKHDPMHGKDHVVKQLGIPNRYYSFDKNGWHFIILDSNNKNAGSLDDEQCRWLEEDLAKLTNGTPIMCLSHYPILAVCTILDGGNHTDSKYITDLFYKHKDKRITCLSGHIHLQDEAEYNGVQFFCNGALSGFWWEEGDKDSAGKSFYKQTPPGYAIIDLFDDGTVSNQYIAHSY, from the coding sequence ATGAAAAGAAGAGAACTTTTAAAAAATATTGGACTTGCTGCAGGTAGTATAGCGCTTAGCGGTGGGGTGGCCATTGCCGGAGAACCAAAGTTAAAAAGAAAGCGAGTGTTGCGTATAGCACATATAACCGACGTGCACATTCGTCCGGAGTATGATGCCCCTAACCGCTTTCGAAAGTGTATGGAAGAGATTAAGAAGCATAAAATTGATTTTTTCTTAAACGGAGGTGACACTATTTATGCCGCCGATTACAATCATATAACGCGTGAGCGAGTAAATGAGCAATGGACGATTTGGAATGAATTACGTAATGAGCTTAGTTCTTACGAAATGCATAGTTGTTTGGGTAATCATGATATGTGGTGGGCCAGCCCAGATAAGCATGATCCAATGCACGGGAAGGATCACGTAGTTAAGCAATTGGGTATTCCCAATCGTTATTATAGCTTTGACAAAAATGGATGGCATTTCATTATTCTTGATAGTAATAATAAAAATGCAGGCTCGCTGGATGATGAACAGTGTAGGTGGCTGGAAGAGGACTTGGCCAAATTGACAAATGGAACACCCATAATGTGCTTAAGTCATTATCCAATTTTGGCAGTTTGCACTATTTTGGATGGAGGTAATCATACTGACTCGAAATATATTACCGACCTGTTTTATAAGCATAAGGATAAAAGGATTACTTGTTTGAGTGGTCACATTCATTTGCAAGATGAAGCAGAATATAATGGGGTTCAATTTTTTTGCAATGGTGCTTTAAGTGGTTTTTGGTGGGAGGAAGGAGATAAGGATTCGGCAGGAAAATCATTCTATAAGCAGACTCCGCCTGGATATGCCATTATTGATTTGTTTGACGACGGAACAGTTAGTAATCAATACATTGCTCATAGCTATTAG